One Plectropomus leopardus isolate mb chromosome 1, YSFRI_Pleo_2.0, whole genome shotgun sequence DNA segment encodes these proteins:
- the ddx21 gene encoding nucleolar RNA helicase 2, with protein sequence MPSKIIFETEDHAMDDDVDTVAEAKPLKNKTKEGKKLKKKQLEEPEDPDCEPPAPKKKKKKDKLAVDQVNDHIDEATDMNGNSNGVETPKKIKKKKNAEGDTEKKKKQKKAITEAETNGHSTLNTPVQTPIQTPAQSSEDSASDSEKETETPEQKEGAFSNFRISQVTIDKLKARGVSYLFDIQVKTFNPVYDGEDVIAQARTGTGKTFSFAIPLVEKLQRDSAEFARGRAPKVLVLTPTRELAIQVAKDFKDISKRVSLACFYGGSSYNPQIDAIRNGIDILVGTPGRIKDHLQNHKLDLSKLKHVVLDEVDQMLDMGFAEQVEEILATSYKKDSDSNPQTLLFSATCPPWVYEVAKRYMRPGCKHVDLIGKKTQKAATTVEHLAIACHWSQRAAVLGDVIQVYSGSHGRTIVFCETKKEANELSLNASIKQSAQSLHGDIPQKQRETTLKGFRNGAFEVLVATNVAARGLDIPEVDLVVQCSPPKDVESYIHRSGRTGRAGRTGVCICFYQRKEEDQLRYVENKAGITFRRVGVPTANDIIKSSSKDAVRFLDSVPVTAIAYFRESAEKLIEEKGAVEALAAALAHISGATSLEQRSLLNSDAGYTTVQLVCSQEMHNLGYAWRAIKDQLGEQFENHVHRMTFLKGKTGVCFDVPADKVKEVQENWKDGRRWQLTVATELPELEEKQFNNRGNRGFGGGNRGDRGGGFRGGRGRNFEGNGGRSNGFRNGGGGGFGKNRGGHKRSFSQAFDY encoded by the exons ATGCCGTCAAAAATCATCTTTGAAACCGAAGATCACGCCATGGACGACGACGTGGACACTGTAGCGGAGGCTAAACCCTTGAAG aacaagACCAAAGAGGGCAAGAAGCTGAAGAAGAAGCAGTTGGAGGAACCGGAGGACCCTGACTGTGAACCTCCagcaccaaaaaagaaaaagaaaaaagacaagctGGCAGTGGACCAAGTAAACGACCACATAGATGAAGCCACAGACATGAATGGCAACAGTAACGGTGTTGAAACACCAAAGaagataaagaagaagaagaacgcTGAAGGAGACACAGAG aagaaaaagaagcaaaagaaaGCAATCACAGAGGCAGAAACCAACGGACATTCCACTCTAAACACCCCTGTTCAGACGCCCATCCAGACACCGGCCCAGTCGAGTGAAGACTCTGCTAGTGACAGCGAAAAAGAAACG GAGACTCCAGAGCAGAAAGAAGGGGCCTTCTCCAACTTCAGGATCTCCCAAGTGACCATTGATAAACTTAAAG CTCGGGGAGTCTCTTACCTGTTTGATATTCAGGTGAAGACATTTAATCCTGTATATGATGGAGAGGATGTGATTGCCCAAGCCCGAACAGGAACAGGAAAGACTTTCTCTTTTGCCATTCCTTTGGTGGAGAAACTCCAGAGGGATTCAGCGGAGTTCGCCAGAGGCCGAGCTCCCAAG gtCTTGGTGTTAACTCCAACCAGAGAATTGGCTATCCAGGTTGCCAAGGACTTTAAAGACATCAGCAAGAGAGTGTCGCTCGCCTGTTTCTACGGAGGCAGCTCGTACAACCCACAGA TTGATGCTATCCGTAATGGTATCGATATCTTGGTCGGCACCCCTGGTCGTATCAAAGACCATCTCCAGAACCATAAACTCGACCTTTCTAAACTGAAGCATGTTGTTCTGGATGAAGTGGACCAAATGTTGGACATGGGATTTGCAGAACAAGTTGAAGAGATTTTGGCTACATCATACAAGAAAG ACTCTGACTCCAACCCACAGACTCTTCTGTTTTCGGCCACCTGCCCCCCCTGGGTCTACGAGGTGGCCAAGAGATACATGAGACCAGGGTGCAAACATGTTGATCTGATTGGCAAGAAAACTCAGAAAGCGGCAACAACTGTggaa CATCTGGCCATAGCGTGCCACTGGTCACAGCGTGCAGCCGTGTTAGGCGATGTGATCCAGGTTTACAGCGGCAGCCATGGCAGAACTATTGTGTTCTgtgagacaaagaaagaggCCAACGAACTTTCCCTGAATGCATCCATCAAACAG AGTGCCCAATCCCTCCATGGGGATATTCctcagaaacagagagagacgaCACTAAAGGGCTTCAGAAATGGGGCTTTTGAGGTTCTGGTTGCCACCAATGTTGCAGCTCGTGGATTAGACATCCCTGAAGTGGACCTTGTGGTCCAGTGTTCTCCACCCAAG GATGTGGAGTCCTACATCCATCGTTCAGGACGTACAGGCCGAGCAGGAAGGACTGGAGTCTGCATCTGTTTCTatcagaggaaagaggaggaccAGTTGCGCTACGTAGAAAACAAAGCA GGTATCACATTCAGACGAGTTGGCGTCCCCACTGCCAACGATATCATCAAGTCGTCAAGCAAAGATGCTGTCAG GTTTCTGGACTCTGTTCCAGTTACAGCCATCGCATACTTCAGAGAGTCAGCCGAGAAGCTGATTGAGGAAAAGGGAGCAGTTGAAGCACTTGCTGCTGCTCTGGCACATATTTCTGGAGCCACAAGTCTAGAGCAGAGGTCACTGCTCAACTCTGATGCT GGTTACACCACTGTGCAGCTGGTGTGTTCTCAGGAGATGCATAATCTGGGTTATGCCTGGAGAGCCATCAAAGACCAGCTCGGAGAACAGTTCGAGAACCACGTTCACAGAATGACCTTCCTTAAAGGCAAAACG GGAGTTTGTTTTGATGTCCCAGCCGACAAAGTCAAGGAGGTTCAG GAGAACTGGAAGGACGGACGCCGCTGGCAGCTGACAGTAGCCACAGAACTCCCAGAACTGGAGGAAAAGCAGTTTAACAACCGAGGCAACAGAGGCTTTGGTGGTGGTAACCGTggtgacagaggaggaggattcAGAGGTGGAAGGGGGCGAAATTTCGAGGGAAATGGCGGTCGTAGCAATGGGTTCCGGAACGGTGGTGGTGGCGGCTTTGGCAAGAACAGAGGAGGACACAAACGCAGCTTCAGTCAAGCTTTTGATTACTGA
- the LOC121944443 gene encoding nuclear factor 7, brain-like — translation MAEKTALFESFLTCHVCSETFRDPVSLSCKHNFCSSCLQKFWEQAKIRNCPICKRKSSKDDPGVNFALGELADSFAGRQKTVSSETKQEENKAEVVCCEHHEEPKFFCKDEDKAVFSACEISVHQSHTVVPIEQAVNDLKDELKFDLKSLQDKRDKYKQVEEIYNEVIQHSKKQLLSTERQIRAEFNKLHQFLREEEESRLVALREEEEQKGKTISREMKQIQEQISSLSDSISAVEEELQKHNTTFLSSYKATQSRARVQSSLSDPQPVSGALIDVAKHLGNLSFRVWETIKEQVHFSPVILDPNTASSCLYLSDDLTSVRHGDTEQLLPDNPERNTNYANVLGSEGFSSGKHSWEVEVGDHPRWNIGVAKESIDRKGERFASPDCGVWCLWHGDGKYTNGAAKPVTVKSHKRIRVQLDYERGEVSFYDADDMTHIYTHRDTFTETIFPYFFIGQVDEAETADIKICKSHISL, via the coding sequence ATGGCTGAGAAGACTGCTCTTTTTGAAAGTTTCCTGACCTGCCATGTGTGTTCAGAGACTTTCAGAGATCCTGTGTCTCTGAGCTGTAAGCACAACTTCTGTTCAAGCTGCCTGCAAAAATTTTGGGAACAAGCTAAAATCAGAAACTGCcccatttgtaaaagaaaatcttCAAAAGATGATCCAGGGGTGAACTTTGCTCTGGGGGAACTAGCTGACTCCTTTGCTGGTAGACAGAAAACTGTATCATCTGAGACAAAACAAGAAGAGAATAAGGCCGAGGTGGTGTGTTGTGAACACCATGAAGAGCCTAAATTCTTCTGTAAGGATGAAGACAAAGCTGTGTTTTCTGCCTGTGAGATTTCTGTCCATCAGAGTCACACGGTGGTTCCTATAGAGCAAGCAGTCAATGACCTGAAGGACGAGCTGAAATTTGACTTAAAGTCTCTGCAGGACAAGAGGGACAAATACAAGCAAGTGGAGGAAATATACAACGAAGTGATTCAGCACTCCAAGAAGCAGCTATTGTCCACAGAGAGGCAGATCAGAGCTGAGTTCAACAAGCTCCACCAGTtcctgagagaggaggaggagtccaGACTGGTAGCtctgagggaggaagaggagcagaaggGGAAGACTATTAGCAGAGAGATGAAGCAGATCCAGGAGCAGATCTCTTCTCTGTCAGACAGCATCTCTGCTGTCGAAGaagagctgcagaaacacaacacaacgTTCCTCAGCAGTTACAAAGCCACTCAGAGCAGAGCCAGGGTCCAGAGCTCACTGTCAGATCCACAGCCGGTCTCAGGAGCCCTCATAGATGTGGCCAAACACCTGGGCAACCTGTCCTTCAGAGTGTGGGAGACAATAAAGGAGCAGGTCCACTTCAGTCCTGTCATTCTGGACCCAAACACTGCATCCTCCTGTCTCTATCTGTCTGATGATCTGACCAGTGTGAGACATGGagacacagagcagctgctccCTGACAATCCAGAGAGAAACACTAATTATGCCAACGTGCTGGGCTCCGAAGGCTTCAGCTCAGGGAAACACAGctgggaggtggaggtgggggaCCATCCTCGCTGGAATATTGGCGTAGCGAAAGAGTCCATTGACAGGAAGGGAGAGAGATTTGCCTCACCGGACTGTGGAGTGTGGTGTTTATGGCACGGCGATGGAAAATATACTAATGGAGCTGCTAAGCCCGTCACAGTGAAGAGTCACAAGAGGATCAGAGTCCAGCTGGACTATGAAAGAGGGGAGGTTTCCTTCTACGACGCCGACGACATGACCCACATCTACACTCACAGAGACACTTTCACTGAGACTATCTTCCCATATTTCTTTATCGGACAAGTTGATGAAGCTGAAACTGCCGATATCAAAATCTGTAAAAGTCATATTTCTCTGTGA